CATATCTAGTGTCAAATTTGCACCGCATGTGGATAAAGGTATGTTGTCTCTCAAAACAGTTCCCTCATTTTAgcaaaattttgtgtgtgtggtgGATCTAAACCATAATCTCTACAAAATACATGAATTATTAATGACGTAGCACATCTTGGAGTTAATATATCAAATGTAACAATAATGTTAGAGTCTTGGGTTATAAGGAATtacatcaaaaattattttagataatattaataacttctcATAAGCACAGCCCATTAACCAGATGTTTTACgtttctttagaaatatttaaggCTTGGATGGGGCACCTGCTTTCCATCTCAATTGATGCCGCGGCTGATAAAATTATATCTAGTGTCTTCATACTACTGTTTTTATCACTGAATTTTACTACAATATATaactaatagttttattttttacctttcaaaaacttcataataaattattttgaactacATGAAATCACATAATTCAGaacttttacacatttttaagACAGATTTTGTGATATCAAATGAGAGCTATAAAAGTAATCCTCAGTGAAATGTGagtgataaataatatttaatcaaatactgCAAATAACCCAacaatttactgttatataatacaCACAAGACACACCCTGTCACTCATCTTTAGAAACATGTTTCACTCTATAAATCCAAATAATCACAGTATGAATGTCATATCTAATAAAGATAATCTTATACAAATTACACTGAATCAAGTTGTTACATTACACTATCTCTAAGTAAATCCAGTGTTGTGAGGTAAGAACCTTATCAGCTGGAACAACTGACTACAGTtgctttagatttattttgaagaTTTTCTTAACTAGAAATTTCAATCATCCCTTAtaatttatacaacaataatatgttattttactgcTAAGATTTGTAATAAACACTCTCGCAAAATTATCTACAAATAAGCAGGACTCAtagcataaagaaaaatattggaTGTTTggtaaaaacacacaataaaataagactagagatgttaaaataaatcagtgCAAGAAATAGAAATATCACGTTATCAGAATTACAATACCATTAAAATCTTCATAAAGACTTACAAATAGCAATCACTAAATTATTGTCTGCAAGAACTAAATCAGTTTCAATTACCATCACAAATATCATATGATGACATAAGCAGcttccttttattatttaaacaccaAGCTTATCACTGTTAATGTGTCATTACATCTTATTAGATTCTTTATTCATTAAACGTCTTAATTTGAAAGATTTTGCTTATTTGTATTGAGAatgtaaactaatatttttaaatggttaaaaatgtaaaacgATACATTTAAGGTTAAAAATCACGTCAAGGCCCCCTAAAAACAAAAAAGGCAATTCTTAATaaaaccttcataccaaatttcTACTAGGTagttacaagtttgttttattggaaaaaaaaagatgaaagaaaaaaaatcttacttgtAAGTTGCATTAGCATGTACTACTCTTAGTAGTATGAATCTACTTCAAACACAAGTTTTTGTTGATTATTCCAATCTAGTTTTTTACTGTATAACTGTTACTTGCCAGACATTAACCAAATATTTCCACTCCTCAATTGGTAAACAATAATGGAGTAAATAAATAACAAGCGACCGAAATTCGAATCAGTTTACTCTGTATGTTATTAAACGATATATACAAGTCTGACAGACGACTGTTTTGACACGAGAAATACGTAACATTGTAGAACATACAAGTGTCCAAGGGCATTACAACACAACACAAAACCTCCATAGTGCGCATGCACTTATCTACAgtctaaagatttttttttcgcaaacttaacaataaattatttgttctcTTCCCACCCTGGTATCCAAACCAAATTATTAGCGTTACAAGCCATCCGATTTCCTGCTTAGAttagtttggtgtgttttgaatttcgcgtaaagttaattcaaaacctatctgcgctaaccgtcagCTAATATGTTAGCTTACAAtaacatattagaaaaaaaatattctgtttgtttgattatttgttttttgaatttcacacaaagttacacgagggttagctgcgctaaccgtcactaatttagcagtgtaagactagagggaagacagctagtcatcaccacccaccgccaactcttgggctactcttttaccaacgaatagtgggattgaccatcaccttataacgcctctacggctgaaagggcgagcatgcgaacctcgaccctcagattacgagtcgcacgccttaacacacttggccatgccgggccactggcGGTGttcattaaataattgtttttttgttttttttacccttGTATTGTTAACATTACAGTGTAAACGCCGAAAGAAAGCGAAACATAGATTTATAAAGTTActtgaaatgttaataatttttttatttatagttcatTTTTTCCTGGATTTAATATGCAAAATCAGATGCATCTAAAACTAGCTTTTCAGATTTATTTTCCACCCCTTCAAAATGTATCCCAGTTACCTTAAATACTCTTTATATAGTGCACTTtctctttaaaacattttgtgctGAAATATGAAGTGCATATGATACGaggaaacagtatttattcagtatttttcatCTCATATTTTGTTGCATGGGATAAGTATGACCGCACAGTACTGAGATTTAgtaatcaaattaattaatactttttttaaaaaaataatgaggTGATACAATGGCAAAATACTTGATTACTGGTACAAACCTATCCAGCTGCAGTCTTTGCTACTAAAATGACTATCACTGTCAAACGAATCCGTCGTGCaagacaaaataataacaaaaaaagagaaaatatttgatttaatataaatatttactattaaaatatatacctATCAACGGATTTCTAGGGTCGTCCTCAACAAAAGTCGTTTAGACTTCAAGTCatgaatttataattaattaattttatcaatcataaaactgcataattaattatatgctgCCTTTTGCTAATAATGACTAGTCAATATACAATCGAGCGAAACTTCTCGATTTTTGAGAGCTTTATGTCCTCGGTAGTAAAGTGATTTTACTATCCAAAACTACAATTGGATATTGAAGATTATTAAATCCAGATATTATCAGACGTAACTTCTGCTTTACTGGTTATTCGAAAGACATCACCATCTTTCGAAGATTGTTGTCTAACTGAATGTAAATTTTgaatgttgttgctttttttagaATATCCTTCATTGTTAAAGATTGAGTGATTTTGTTTTAatccgaaacgttgttctatattTCGAGAAAATCACTGCGACAATTTAACtagatgttttattaatttttttggaaaataCGCTGGAACTACGATCAACAATAGAATCCAGTTTTCATTAAATGGGTACTGGagtaatttttataaacagaCTTTGGACGCGAAAGCCCCAAttcgttttaaatattttagtgagtatttatttcatgataaaacaaattagttGAGTTTGACGATCTGTAGGTGACACTACAATCGATACTGAAGGAGTGGATTCAGCATGTAACTCTAAAATTAATAAAGTGGTTCATGCACTAGCGGGAGGGGAATGTAAAGTACTACAGTACTTTACCAAAACATATGACAATATACCCTCGTGTGTGGACCGAGCGCTATAGAAACATTGCATGGAGCCTCTAACGTGTTTTTAAGATACATTAACTCACATGAACCAGTTACactaaatgtatctcagaacggttagtttgagtattaacacttttactaataaaaacagagaacaacgtttcatcCAGAAGATAACCttagaaagtcgaaacgttgttctgttttattagtaaaagtattaatacccataccagccgaaacatgtttatttcaaatgGATTTTTCGTTATTACCAATTACATAAAGAATACTattgttaaataacaatataacgaGAACATGGAGACAGAGGATTTAGTTTCAGTATTAAGAATTGAAGAAACTGAGGTTGattatggtaaataaattagaatgtGTTATTAGAAAATGATGTATCTGTGGCTTTCATTAATATCGAGTGTTTCAATTTCGAAAGTGAGGTATTCTGCTGGTGAAATTTTTTTCATGGAAGAGacaacagtaacaacaatattCCCATTACGGCGAGACAACACAGATTTATCTCGTGTTTCTAACAAACATAGAGCAAAGCTAATTTAACTTGataaaattgaattattaaaGGTTCAGTAGGTCAGGAAATTCACAGGTAATGGTTTTATATCACAGCAACGATATACTGGCAGTGTGCccaatgttttatttgattattacAGAAGTTGAATAAGCAAATagtttactgaatatttttaacgttattttcttacaaaatacaTTCTGAAACAAGAAATTCTACAGTACATCTTTTAAAAGGAAAGTGTTAACAAAGACTAACAAACAGGGGTCAGATTAGTACAAATTTGTCAACCCGGCTGGGACAGGCTCAGTTTACACAACATTCAAGAAATTTTGGTATGGGTGTTCAGACTGCCTGGCAGAGGCAACAAAGGGCAGCATGGCCATAGGGTCAAGTGAAAACCCAAGTAATTGGTAAACCTTCTGGTTCTCTTGGTATGTTCTCCAAGTGAATATGTTAAGAGCTAGATCAGTACCTAGTTTAAGGCTGTGTCTCCCCCTGAACTTAAGAAACTTTGCTGAACCTTTGGACAAATCAAAACTCTTTCAACCTTTGCACTTAAAtccaaaatttcagtttttaaggTCAAGTTTTAGTTATGGTCATTCTCATTTTGAAATTCAGACTGACCTAACCAGAACTAATGTTCCAGtgttcttcaatttttttttcctgttttaccTCAGTTGTTTTTCCACGGGTTCTTCCTTACCATATGAAGCCTTTTAACTGCTCTGGAATGCCCAATGCTAATTTTACTCTACagcaaataacatttataattagtGAGCCAATGGATGAAGAAACATTGCTTGTAGATAAATCTGATGGTACCGATGTCTTCTACGGCCAATAAAGGGTGCGATGCTGCTGAAAGTCTTACCAACTTAAACTCAACACCATCTCAGTTAGGAAAGCCAAGCCTCTGAGTAGTCCAGCAATTAGATCAAATATCACTGATAGTGGTACCCAACTGGGTGAAGATTGAACAAGAACTTGATGTTGGCAATGAAGCAGAAGATGATGGAGATGAAGACAAACCAAACAGTTCATCCAACAGTTTCTATCCTTAAAAATAGAGCTTCCATCTTGAGGGGTGGACTTGCCAAATGACTACATAGGAGAAATACCACTGTAATATTTGAGGAATAACCAACAAGGTAGTCATGGAAGTCATTCCAGATGGAGCTTAGACTAGAACTCCTTACCGAGCCAAACGTAATAAAAAAGCCAAAACATGTTACAGCAAATTCCAGTGCTCAAGCATTATTGCCAGTAGATGACAGTTGTGTTGGATGAAGGCCCAGTGCCTGTGTGATAGAAGATGAAAGTGAACAGAACCTGGTGAAGACTCAAGCATTGACAACCATCAGTTGAAAGTGCACGATAAAGAAGATCTGCTGGTGAAGTTAACTTGAGGAAAGTGAAGCCTTTACCATCACAATTTGTATAtagttaaattatcatttatgttttatcttttgCATTTTCTGTTTCTCTTTGCATTCTATTCTTCCATATAAAGCATAACAAAGTTTTGTATATAAGTTTGTCTTTGTTTTGAGTTGTTAACAACGTACTGTGTGTTTCATgcatataataaaaaaagtaaaaatttagattttgtatcacattttgtaattttaacataccACAATATCAGCATTAGCtcctatttttattattctttaattatcattaataaaaggtttttattttctatttcagttaaatttatattttctacattttgtcATGTGTATTATTACTTACGTCAGTGAACACTATTACAGTTAAGTACATTATAAATcattcttaaagtttattttttaattaagacTATCTTTAGAGTGGGGCAACTCTGAATTTTAATTTGCTAAAATTACTATATAATCATTGTTAAaaaggttgtttttattttaatagttttcttgTTGTATTAGGGTGTTTACTCTTGAAGTTAGCACAGTATCTCTGCACTTCTCATGTTTACTTTTTTGCAATTGTAAACATGTACATGTATTGctttaataatgttaaaaggcACCACATGTAATTCAgtgttaatattatgtattactCATTgttaatctgttattttattgtgAATCTAATTAATTTAACCTGAAATTGAGATTCAAAGTGTCAGAATGTTAGATAATgcttttcattttacttatttctttattattttaatggatATTAGAAATTCTTGAACAATGAATCATAACTTACTATACAACAAGTACCTCCTCAACAATACTTTTAGGGTTAAGTTAAGGTTAATGTGTTCCTTGACTGTGTTTCAATTTTAAAGAGTattggttttaaagttaaatttaattgTCTGCTTGAGGTAAAGCCTTAAACACAGAAGAGAAGTAATGTGTGGTATGTGGGAATTCATACATTTTTCTAccaaatttattttgatataatttttaaaatatttaatttatgtgttaatattcttttttatagATTACAAATAGGGAGACTTATAATTTCACCTTATAATGAAATTGTTTTGGAAAGTTGAGTATAATCACTtaaagacttaaaaaaaaaatcaaatttaaacttcatataaACCGTGTGTAAGATAAACGTCCGGGGAGGGGGACCCTTCAGCATTTCAAGCTcacatacttaaaaaaaaagttgtgtatTCCAAAATGAATTTATGTTACCAATAATTATGGTAAAATGCATACATCATAATCCAGAAACTAATTTATACATGACATTCACAATTCTATGTATGTACTACGTTCCCACTTGCATCGACTCAATCTTCTTGCTGACTTCCTGCTCAATGTGAAGATTATAATCTTCCATTGCTTCCTGTAagaaagatattattattataggttCTGATATTGTTTAAATTAACACCATTAATGATAAAAACATCAAACGCTACTCTAACACATAACGTAGGTAAcagtaaaacatattaaaaatattctacataaaGTAGTTCATATATTACACTATCGTGGCTTAAACTAGTTTCGGTTCTTCTAGAAGCCACTGCCAGTAATGAGCAATAgcttgtaaattaattaattatctctCAAAGACTCACAACATGTTAATGCCATCTTATCAAGAAAATATACAACACTTTGAGACTCGTGTTATGTTGAACACTGGCCAAAGGGACCATCACTACATCAAAAGAGAGACAAATTCATTGGTCACAACTTATTAAAAtttggaataataataatgatattctgaatatctattgtgtaacttttgtTCTTCTCCTTCACTAATGcgatagaaaaaacaaaacctactAAAAATGGTGgattttaaaattcacatttcatTTCTAGTTTTCCCATAATTAATGTCTTGTCCATATACATGTAAgcaaattaattacaataaacagatataaataacaacaaccatagtattgcattttattaaatatacaaatactgTCATCCATTGATATTTTCCACTTTATTTTCTCAATACCATTCACAAtcagtttctttttaataacaaaataaaaatcttatatttCAATACAGattaacagaaattaaaatatacacataaatatgaaGTTGTGTATAGAAACACATGCAGCTGATGGTAAGTAAATGCAGCAAACAGCTTAAGTGGATTATATTACTGCTTGCTCACTTCACTGTCATGATGTAACAAACTATTTTACGGAAAAAGGCCTCATCTGTATGTATTCACCAAAATTCAGTACGTGAAGAATAAACCATTAggttaaaagaaagatttattgTGTCATGGAAACAGCTTATAAATCtgtgaaaaacaataaatcattCCAGGAACTCAGTGACAGTCTCTCATACAACAAAAGTGTGAACTATGCAAACGTTGAATGCCAAacagggacactgcagcaatgccagggttttgtgagcaccaTACCtgaacatcagcatcagatacaatgtccacaacacctgttgagaacatccaacattggtgCTCAGTTGAACATAGCCTAAGTGGACCAGATGACTCACCCTGGGGAGGTCAACCCAAGACTGCCCATCAACAGGAATTCAAGACAAAAGTGGTGTCTTAGAGTTGGACCCTTAACTTGAGAAACCCCACCTCCCCTTCATGAGTTGCCACAcctggcaaacatgtgggtggatgtttaaatcccagagaaggtaaactgaaagtacagaaccatATCTGAGacgtcccctcaccatgtacaggaatccacctcaaggGATACAATTTATAAAACCAGACTTAACCTGAGTAAACACAACAGAATTCATTAAGTATTAAGATAAAAACGACATAAGAAACAGACTTAACCTAAGTAAACACAACAGAATTCATTAAGTATTAAGATAAAAACGACATAAGAAACAGACTTAACCCAAGTAAACACAACAGAATTCATTAAGTATTAAGATAAAAACGACATAAGAAACAGACTTAACCTAAGTAAACACAACAGAATTCATTAAGTATTAAGATAAAAACGACATAAGAAACAGACTTAACCTAAGTAAACACAACAGAATTCATTAAGTattaagataaaaacaacataagaaaCAGACTTAACCTAAGTAAACACAACAGAATTCATGAAGTattaagataaaaacaacataagaaacagacttaaataaatacaacagcaTTCAGTAAGTattaagatacaaaaaaaaacaatataaaaactattttctatCAGTTTTGGACCAGTACTTAAAATAATGGTGCTTTTAGTTGATCCTTAACCAAATCAGATTAACATCTTCATACGACAATTGTAGAATGAGTTTTCTTAAAGAATGTAAAACAACGAACCATAAATGTCTTGAGGATATGTTCTGACATTCCATATAAATCTTCTAATCCTTTCCTGAAAACTTCTGATGTCGGCTgtcctgaaaaatataaaaagaaattattataaacaactgAATAGTTTGATATTAGGTTTTGCAAACTTTCTTACATTCAggaaacttatttaaaaataaaaggaatttgacatattaaaacaaaagctaTTATGAAATTAGAAATCAACAAACtattctaaagtttaaaaacaactgaaaaagcTAATTACAATTGTAGAGTTGAAATCATGGGGTACATGTGACCAAATACtaatttggttggttggttgatttagtgtgcCAAAcgtcctgtaaaaaggtaaaagtaaatgtagtaaatttATAAacggaaatgaaggtaaaacaaaacagcattgaaaaacataaatagcataaaactaatgttgacatccagtttacaatgttaagaaagaaactacAGAAATAAAAGTTAAGAGACTTTCCATAGCATAATgataattatcataacccaccaggaagactaacaggtaagtacaagaaccaccgtcagtcacctgaagttggcctttccagtcctggttgtgggttatgtgtcattatggccagtaccaaaaggtaaagtaataaaagtgttaaatgacatgcggcaaaagtgtaataacttgccaggacgactaatgggtagttcaaaacagcagcgttagtcacctgaagttggcctttccagtcctggtgttgagttatttaatgttctggccattttataatgtcatattgaactagagagattgagactgaaaagggaaccacaattaaaaaggtgtaatgaataaatatgcaacacttaaatgagattaaaaagattaatggccattaaaaaactaaaaactttatcaaggtgaacagtgtcaccaacaccaataacactgtcaaatgttacagacaaaccctgggacagaacatgtttaaaatagtgccgtcattgagagtcgtaacgaaggcaagaaagtaaaatgtggcttacagtgatttgagtgttacacaaactacacactggtgcatcagttcaagataaaagaaaacgatgagttaaaaaactgtgaccaatgtgtagtctagtgagaacaacttcctccttccgatccttacagaagcaagacggccaaagttcaatatagggttttatttggaaaaacttgtttttgtgttggtcactccaagttgactgccaactggcacagagctcagccgaacctctgacattggaatcatcagagagggtttggaatgtatgatcgtaccctgcaatttaaagaacctgccttgatggtggcaggtgcacgtggtgatgtaaatgtcaaaaacGAGAATAtctgtcagcagtgtaactccatctttgcaagtggagatgcacctcactgtacaaacttcttgagtggagaaaccaatgATAATCTCTGATttggggacattcttcaaatccctctcactAATAACTCCTCGtaatgaattcaaggtagcatgaggggtaacctcaacaggtacatccccaattgcctttgaacttaagaggagtttactgtgttgggatgtggatgtttcaaccaatatgtctccaaatcgaagcttctttactgactttggagagccagcaagtcccttctgaataaaaaagggagacatttgccctaaaggtttttctgaaagagaatgtaggatgagaaaatgaggtagaactggtggtacagatgttgaagattgctgatcagaatcttcaagacgtggtcgtttacccgTTGACTgctttttcactattttacttaaatttttgttaggaggatccataggaaaaagagaaaatttcggtgcccacccacccatcatggagccctacgaggggacgcactacaatgtcaagcaaggacactgcagcaacaccaaggtttcgtgagcactatacccaaacaccagcatcagaaacaatgtccacaacacccattgagaacttctaacactggtacttggttgactctagctcaagtggaccagccaactgatcCAAGGGGCCCCACCCAAAGGCtgctcgtctacaggaattcaaggccaaagtggtgtgttagggttggacccttcaaccaccaggatcctctcctccccttcacgcacagcaaacacgtgggtggatgtttagatcccagagaaggtaacctgaaagaacagaaccttccctgggagttcCCCTCAcgacatacaggaatccacactgaggggtacTAATTTgggaaattataaaaacaaacaaaaaacaactaaataaattcatattttgaatAACCTTTTTAATGATATGTCTTTAGCAGTAAATATAAGAGCGAACTATAGTGATGTATTATCGGACTGAATATATATATTGGCTTGTATTTGTTGTGTTTTGAAAGCCAGACTTGtgtagtttcatttattttgtctGGTATTTGATGTAAGTAACTGATATTTTATGAAGTAATTTAAACTAATTCCTTAGCATTCCACTTCAGCTTATGTCTGGTGGAAAAAAAGTTCCAacacgtttcttttttttcaaatatttatgggctagtaaaacatttgatataaacatgtaaaacatttgatataaacCTGTCACTTCATtctcaaatatttattaacactttctTTTGCATCCTGTACCTTAAAATTCCACTTCCATAGTTGGAAGAATTAATGAATATTTggatctgaaatacatttttaaaacttaaccaaAATAAAATGTAGATGACCACTGATGTGCAAGTTACATTCTTTAAATACACATAATTTGTATTTCAGTGACACCATACATGTATTaactttgtgtgtatgtgtaactTCACAATGTTAAAACACGGTAGTTTTTTTGTAAGTAACGAATTTAGTAACACATCTGTACCAGAGCCCAACTTCATAAGAATACTGTAACTTAAAAATATCTCTAATATATCTGAATATGTGCAAATGGTATGTTTGGATCAGCAAAGCTTTCTTTTCTAAGAAAgggttataaaacaaaaatatgaatgtAGTAACCACAGACATTGTTAGCGACTTAGTAAACACTACATGTCATGTCCAAAGACTGAAATAACACTTTGTACTTTCAACTATTGTTGTATTGAATATAACTGTCAAACTTACCATATGTCTGAATCCTCAGattgattttgttttcagatGGATGAGGTATTGCATAACCACAGAACTTCACCTGAGGACTAATAaccattataaaacattatttcatgtgCATCTACACTAATAAAAGTTATTAGAACTATGTAGTAAAGAGTATACAGGTAATTTTCAATCCACTGTTCTAACATTGGGATACTAAATCAACACACTagcatgatttattttttaatttactgctATAACGTCAGGATACTAAATCAACACACTggcatgatttattttttttaatttactgctaTAACGCAGGGATACTAAATCAACACACTggcatgatttattttttttaatttactgctaTAACGTCGGGATACTAAAT
This genomic window from Tachypleus tridentatus isolate NWPU-2018 chromosome 10, ASM421037v1, whole genome shotgun sequence contains:
- the LOC143230199 gene encoding DNA-directed RNA polymerases I and III subunit RPAC2-like — protein: MGSASGIDTNSVSRRLEVLPSENEEDETCVTYVLHGEDHTLGNALRYVIMKNPQVKFCGYAIPHPSENKINLRIQTYGQPTSEVFRKGLEDLYGMSEHILKTFMEAMEDYNLHIEQEVSKKIESMQVGT